GGGAGAGATTTGGCAGCATTGACGTGGGGCAGACAGATGTGGGAGGGGACGGGACTCACAGTGTTTAACAGAAACTAAGGAAACGTGAGAAAGACCCAAACCCCACAACTTTGTAAGTATTCTtgcttcatttctgttgctgtggtaaagtATTTGGGCAAGTTAAACACATACAACTTAGTGGAAAATGGGTTTACTTTTAATGCACAAACCTAGATTGCACTCCATCATTATTGCGAAGTCAAAGTAGGAACTCGAAAGAGCCACTCTCAGCCACACAGAAGGAACTAATGCTTGCCTGCCTATACTGAGCTCACTGGGTTTCCAGCCCAACACTGCAAGACAAAGTAATCAGAAATATCAAAATTAAGTGATGTCTTTTATCAAACCAGAACAGGAGCCAACTCTGATATATCATGAAAGTCTGTGGTGAAAAGTCATACAAGAGCTGTAAGTTTGAATGCACAGGTTACTTTAAGACTGGCTGAGTAAGTGACAATGCCTGTAGGGGAACATGCCAGCAGCTCTCTGCTCCTCATTCCAGTGAAGCCAAGCATCCTGTATCCTGTATTGACTTTAAGCTGGACTCAGATCTGGATCGGGTCAAGAAGACTTCTTTGAGTATCAAAGTTAGTGGATTAGAGCAGCCACCTTTCATCCACTCCTCCACCTTCTTGGTCACTGGCACCCAGGTGCATCAACATTAATACTGTCATAACTGTTTGGTGTTTCCGATTTGTCCATTGTCCATTAAATCCTGAATTTTGGCATACTATTGTAATATACACCAAATTTCATTCTTTGTCTTGAAAccctgtgttttgcttttctgggtcCTGGTCAAGATTGAATTCTATTgatttgttgtctttgttttaacTTTTCCCAGGCTGCTAAATTGGCCATTGCAGTGCAAGCCTCGGGGTCCCAATGGGGGACTCAGGATCAAGACGATGCACTCTGGTCTCCCGGTTGCCAATATTCAGGAAAAGTATTAGCAGAAGACAtgattctctcccttcttcaccctcTTCCAGTAACACAGCTGGTGTCCACAGCTCCTCTCCTTCTAGCACTAACTCCAGCTCAGGGAGCACGGGGAAACGCAGGAGTATATTCCGTGCTCCCTCCATCAGCTTCCACCACAAGAAGGGGAGTGACCCCAAGCCAGAACCCACCGACCAGAACCTTAGTATTTCCAATGGTGCTCAACCCACTCACAGCAATATGCAGAAACTAAGTTTGGAGGAACAAGTCAAAACCAGGGGAAGACATTCTGTGGGTTTTAGTAGCTCACGAAATAAGAAGATAACACGATCTTTGACGGAAGATTTTGAAAGGGAAAAGGAGCCTTCAACTAATAAGAATGTCTTTATAAATTGTCTAAGTTCTGGCAGAAGTGAAGGGGACGATTCTGGATTCACAGAAGAGCAAACTCGCCGTTCTCTTAAACAGTCAACAAAGAAGCTACTCCCCAAATCATTTTCATCTCACTCTAAATTTTCTAAATCGGTTCCACAGAGCCAACCCACGTCATTGGTACAGCAGCCTGAATTCTCCCTGGCTATTGCACAGTGCCAAGAGCGGGAAACTGCCTTGGGACGGCCTTCCCTGTCTTGCTCTGTGGATGTAACAGAGCGCGCAGGAAGTTCCTTGCAGTCGCCTCTGCTTTCTGCTGACCTGACTACAGCTCAGACCCCTTCAGAATTTTTGGCCTTGACTGAAGATTCTTTGTCCGAGGCAGATGCCTTTCCTAACAGTGGAAGCACGGCATCACACCGCGACAACTTTGGCCACAATGACGCTACCTCTCAGCCCGCTCCCAGTCCCACTGCTGTCGCAAAGACTACGATGGACTCTGCGGGCACTGCGCTCTGTACTGTGATGTCTCCGGGGAGGTACAGGCTGGAAGGTCGGGGTAGCACTGAACTGCATTCTTCGCCGGAGACCTCTCGCGCTAACCAGAGGGAAGTGTTACTGCCAGGCACTGAGTCCCCTGTCAGGAATGGGAGTGACCCGGAGACACACTCAGCAGCTGTTCATCAAGGAGAAgagaactccttggcacagggtGGAGAACCAATGCTGAGGACCGGCTCGCCCAGGACACTGGGTTCCCACGACCAGCACAAGACGCTGGCTGAATGCATTAAAGGGGCCCACCCTGTTTCAGATTCAAGGGTAATTCCTTCTTCTGGGGAGCATCATGTTTTTAACAAATCGTCTTACGGATATGAACCAAATGCCGCCAAAGGTATGCAGATTTTCCTCTGGCAAAAACTGTGTAAATTATTTTACATTACTAGTTGATCAGTTATTTTTACTTTAGATTTTAAGCGGAAGCCGTGCTTTCCTTGTATTCAGAGTTTCTGTTAAGTGTTTGCTTTGATTGATTTTAAACTTACCCTAGCTATAATGAAAATGTAAGTCTGTGAGACTCGTTTTTATTAGCTGTCTTGTTTGTGTTATTTTGACCTCagaggaaggtggaaggaaagaaagccttCTTGGTTATATGACTGTGGAAGTATTGGTGCTTTCTAGTTAATGAAACGGAGGCATGCCAGTCAAACTCTTCATGAAGGAAATGTGTATAGTTTCAGTTCTGCTTCCTGTAGTAATAAGGCTCTATTAACTAAATCTATGTttcaatataaataaattctatctTTCAATACAAAAGGATTGCGGGCTATGAAAAGACCATTCTTGGAGTGAGAAAACCTGCCAAGTTCAAAACCTACCTGAACATTAACTAGTTATGTAGTTTTAAATGCCTTCACTTTGACTGTAATATGAGTGTGTAGgggtatgtttatgtgtgtgcatatgatttTGTGTGAGTCTCTgtgggtgtgcacacatgtgtacatggaaATTATTTCACTTTGTTTCCAGAAAGTATTCAAGGGAATAGTTGGATGTGCCTCCAATCGCTTGGCTGTTTTATGTgctatatttcattattttactgTTTGTCATTAACACTGCTGCTAGCAGTGACTGTCTCATTGCTGAAAGTGATGCTGTGTATCCAGAGATAATGTGCTGGATCTCAGGGAGCTCCTCGTGTTTCAGATTTTGCAGATCTGGAGACACACCGCTGGGGAGCACAGCCAGGTAGCGCTCATCTCGATGCCTAGTTCAGACTGTTAGCTCTGCTATAGTATATGAATGATCCAAATTAtcaaatacaattaaaattaaatcaaatgACATGTTAGCCTATCAAAAGCCATAAGATGATTGTTGAACTGGTCCCTTCAGAACACAACAGGTTTGTAGTCTAAATGGATGGATTTGTTTTAAACATACCAAGAGAGGACtacacattttttgtttgttaatttttgagacaaagtgtcACTCGGTGGCCCTAATTCTCCATGAGGACCatctggccttaaactaacagcaatcctcctgcctcagatgcCTGAGTGATGAAATGACAAATGTGATACACAGACAGATTTGCTATGTGACTACCCTGAGCCTTCAGAAAGCATAAAATAAATAGTTACTTCAAGCTCAGAAACTTTCATGAGGTAGAGAACTTTTGAATCATTTTACATTATCTTAAAATGGTACATTGACTAAAAATTCCACTTAAGTATTGATATTCATTTGTCTATTTGTCTTGGAAAAGTTCTTGCCAGTAGCCTCAGTCCATATCGAGAAGGAAGATACATAGAGAGGCGGCTGCGGTCCTCATCTGAAGGAACAGCAGGGAGTGGCCGAGTGGTCCTAAAGCCGAAGGACGGGCATGTGGAAGCCAGCAGCTTGAGAAAGCACAGAGCAGGGTCCTCGTCCTCCAAGATGAACAGTCTGGTGAGTCCGTCCGTCCATCTTGGCATACTCATGTCTCTTGCAGAAGGAGCACAGAGTGAATGGGAAATTGGCTTCCATATTTGCTGTTGCCAATCAGGAATGCTAAGTTTTCACTCGAGAGTCTCATGGGGCGGGACAGATAACAGCTTGATAGAGTGCAACCCTCCCTTGCTTTGGGGGAACTTGTCACATTTCTGTTTTAAAGCAAGATCCTAGGACAGAAATGGTGACCATGAGGACACATTAGAAGTCATGTCCACTCCATGACTACTCTTTTTGGCACACTTACATGCAAGTGCTGAGCATGTGTGTAAGGTGAaggttagtgtgtgtgtatatgtggtatttatttatttatttttttgcatgaGCTTGCACATGAGGGATGCATATCAGTTCCCTCACAATATAAAATGGAGCTACAAGTGGGGAGGCATGAAGAGTTGttgtagtaaatttaaaaaatggctgTTGGGCTATAATTGTTTATTATTAACCCTAAGAGTATTGCAATGGTATTACCTAGCACACTGtcacaaataatgagacacagGCACCAGTTAGATTTACAATTGCCCTATTTATCTTGGgctgggaagattttttttttcttgcaatgtTTCAaaatcctcaccatccatctcccagcccccatccaatggtATCCACCacaatcctcctcatctggtctccTCATCCATACATAATCTCATGGTACTTGCTTTTaatcttcatctgggcctttcaaTATCATTATTGGAGTTCTTTCTTTTGgtccacatggtttcttctccacactaacccatcctggtgtccttcttccttcttctacccatctgtctgtctccagtGATTCTCTCCAAAGCCAGGAACTTTAGCCACAAGGATGGCTATTTTTGTAAACCTTCctaacattatacctgattgatTCGTTAAACGGCCTATACCTGGTCAGGGCATAATGGGGTAGGAGTGGCTAAAGTTCTAATTCTGCAAcactttaatgcagttcctcatgttgtactgacctccaaccataaaattaactTTGCTGCTACTTTATAACTCTATGTTacctactgttatgaatcataatgtaaatatctgtgttttctcatGGTCTTAGGGGAGTCCTGTCAAAAGATCATTTGACTCTCTAGACCCCCCAGGAAttgagacccacaggttaagaaccccAGTTATAAGTAACTGTGGATTGAAGATAATtgttagaaaatattttccttcaaGAAAATTGTATTGTTTCTTTATGCAGCAGTAGTTATGTAAATAAGATTTCCAATCCAGCCTGCTTAAGAGTTGGCCTTTGAAACATTTTatatctcaattttttttcttcccataaCTACTTTAAATAATTTTCCCCATAATCAGTGACAGTGGTTTACTGTGATGTGACAGATATGgaactttatttgtttatttattatttttacttttattatttatttatttttatttagctaattatttttgagacagggtttctctgtgtagccttggatttccaggactcattctgtagagcatgctggccttgagcttacaaagatccgcttgcctctgcctctctgagtgctgggattataggtctaCTCTATCACGCCCTGCAGATCtagaacttaatttttaaaattaatttatttttaatttcaaattattcattttgaatcccagctgtagacccctcctacatcccctcccaaccccaccattcttcccttttctcctctcatacccctctccaaatccactgataggggatgtcctcctccccttccctctgaccctagcctattttGTCTAGTCAGGATTGGCTACAttatcttccactgtggcctggtaaggctgctccctacccaggaggaggtaatcaaagagacaggcactgagttcatgtcagagacagtccctgttcccattactatggaacccacttggacactgagctgccatgggctatatctctgcaggggttctaggttatctccttgcatggtccttggttggattatcaatCTCAGAAGacactcctgtgcccagattcttttggttctgttggctctccttgtggagctcctgtccccgcTACGTTTTTCATCTCCtgtttctttcataatattccctgcactctgcccaaagtttggctatgagtctcagcatctgctttaataccctgctgggtagagtatttcagaggccctctgctgtaggctcctgtcctgttccctgttttcccccctcttctgatgtccatcctgttggcctttctgatcatcttacccagggtcctctttcttgcttagcttatttaggtgtacagattttagtatgtttatcttatattatatttctaatatccacttataagtaaatatataccatgtgtgtctttctgcttttgggatagctcactcaggatgatcttttctagtttccatcatttgcctgcaaatttcacgatttccttgtttttaatttctcagttgtattccattatgtatttgtaccacaatgtctgcaaccattcctctgttgagggacatctgagttatttccagatagcggctattacaaataaatctgctacaaacatgatttccatacaactgaaaaaaagataacatcttcaaaaaatggtgctggtctaactggatgtctatatgtagaaagatgcaaatagatccatacttatcaccctgcacaaaactaaagtccaagtggatcaaagacctcaacataaaaccagacacactaaccctattagaagaaaaagtggggaagagccttgaatcattggcacaggagacaacttcttgaacagaacaccaacagcacaggctttaagagcaacagtcaataaatgggacatcatgaaactggaaagcttctgtaaagcaaaggacactcatcagaacaaaacaactgtctacaggttgggaaaggatcttcaccaaacctatatgtgatagagggctaatattctgaatatataaagaacctaaacaagcaataaatcaagtaatccaattcaaaaatggagtacagagctaaacagagaattctcaatagaggaatatcaatggccgaaaaaacacttaaagaaatgctcaatgtctttagtcatcagggaaatgcaaatcaaaatgaccctgagatttcactttacacccatcagaatggctaagataaaaaacttaagtgacaaccatgctggagagattttggagaaaggggaaccctcctccactgctggtgggaatgtaaacttgtacaaccactctggaaatcaatctggcgctttctcaattaggaatagtgcttcctcaagatctagctataccactcctaggcatatatctaaaatatgctcaagtacacaacaaggacatttgttcaaccatgtttgtggcagttgtatttgtaatagccagaagctggaaacaacagagatgcccctcagtggaggaatggatacagaaattgtggtacatctacacaatggaatattactcagcaataaaaaaacaaggaaatcatgaaatttgcaggttgaTGGTAGGAACTGgcaaaaatcatcctgagtgagctatcccagaagcagaaagacacacatggtatatactcactcataagtggatattagacatataatataggataaacatactaaaatctgtatacctaaagaaactctgtctaagatgctcaatccccattcagaaaggcaaagcagataGACATCAGAACCGGGAAATAGGAGAGAAcgagttaggagcctgccacagagggtctctgaaaggctctacccctcaggatatcaaagcagatgctgagacttatggccaagctttgagcagagtacaggaaatcttatgaaagaagtgggaaatagtaagacatggagaggaagaagtgccacaaggagagcaacagaaccaaaacatctctccacaggggtcttttctgagactgatactccaaccaaggaccattcatggagataaccaagaacccctgcacagatgtagcccttggcagttcagtgtccaagtgggttccatagtaatgggaatggggactgtctctgacatgaactcagaggctggctctttgatcacctccccctgagtggggagaatccttaccaggacacagaggaagacaatgcggacactcctgatgagacctcatagactagaaggaaggggaggaaaccCTCCCCTACaattggactgagggaggggcataggtggagaaggggaagtgggGGTGTGATggggggaggagtgagggagctacagggggtataaaaagtgaataaactgtaattaataaaaattaaaattaaaaaaagcagcaaaaaaaaagagaaggaaaaaagaaaaagtggggaagagccttgaactcattggcacaggagacaacttcctgaacagaacaccaacagcataggctctaagattaagaatcaaaaaatgggacctcatgaaactgaaaagcttctgtaaaacaaaggacactgtcatcagaacaaaatgacagcttacagactgggaaaggatcttcactaacctcatcttagagagctaatatccagattatataaagagcttaagaagttaaaaagcaacaaatcaagtaacccaattaaaaaatggggtatagagctaaactgagaattctcaatagtggattattgaatggcagagaaatacttaaagaaatgctcgaagTTCTTAGTcctcagagaaaggcaaatcaaaacaaccctgagaattcaccttgtacctatcaaaatgactaagataaaaaactcaaatgactactgatttttttgagttaattttgtatccagccactttgctgaaggtgttattcagctgtaggagttccctggtagaatttttggcgtCACTCAGGTacattatcatatcatcttcaaatagtgatactttgacttcttcctttccaatttgtatcctcttgatctccttcaattgtgttattgctctagcaaggacttcaagaacaatattgaagagatagggagagagtgggcagccttgtcttgtccctgatttcagtgggattgatttaagtttctctccattgagtttgatattggctataggctagctgtatattgcctttactatgtttaggtatgtgccttgtatccctgatctttccaagactttaaacatgaatggatgttggagtttgtcaaatgctttttccgcatctaaggagatgatcatgtggtttttctccttcagtttgtttatgtggtggatcacattgatagatttctgtataatgaaccacccctgcatgcctgggatgaaacctacttggtcatggtggatgatatctttgatgtgttcttggattcagtttgcaagtattttgttgagtatttttgtatcaatgttcatgagggagattggcctgaaattctctttctttgttgagtctttgtgaggtttaggtaccaaggtgactgtggcttcatagaattagtttggtagtgttccttctgtttctgttttgtagaatagtttgaagaatattggtgttagctcttctttgaaggtctggtagaattctgccctaggctttttttgcatggtagactttggatgactgcttctatgtctttgggggatataggactatttaattgatttacctggtcatgattcagctttggcatgtggaatcagtcaagaaaattgtccatttcatttagattttcaaattttgtggcatatagcttttaaagtaagtcttaattattgtttggatttcttcagtgtctgtggttatatcccccttttcatttttgattttgctgatttggatagtttctctctgccttttatttagtttggctaagggtttgtctatcttgttgattttctcaaagaaccagctcttggtttcatggattctttgaatagttttatttgtttctgatttgttgatttcagccctgagtttgattatttccagccgtctactcctctttcctgtgtctgcttcttttttttttttccctagggcttttaagtgagccattaagttgtttgcatgagatgttttgaatttcttcttgagggcacttagtgctatgatcaagtacacaataaggacatttgctcaaccacatttgtagcagccttatttgtaatagccggaagctggaaacagcccagatgcccctcagtggaggaatggatacagaaattgtggtgcatgtacacagtggaatattactcagcaataaaaaaacaaggaaatcatgaaatttgcaggtaactggtgggatctggaaaagatcatcctgagtgagctatcccagaagcagaaagatgcacatggtatatactcactcatatagacatataatataggataaacctactaaaatctgtacacctaaagaaactaatcaagagggaggactcttgctaaaatattcaattcctatccagaaaggcaaagaggatggacatcagaagaaggagaaaagaggaaacaagtcaggagcctgacacagaagacctctgaaaggctctgccctgcagactatcaatgcagatgctgagagttatgggcaacctttgggcagagtgcagggaatcttaggaaagaagtggagaggacaggaactccacaagaacaacaacataaccaaaaattctgagcacaggggtctttcctgagactgatactccaaccaaggactatgcatggagataacctaagacccctgcacagatgtagcccatgacagttcagtcttcaagtgggtcccattgtaataggaacagacaGAATAGACAGTCattaaggactgtctctgacatgaactgattggtctgctctttaattacctccccctgagggggaagcagcattaccaggccacagaggaagacaaggcagccactcctgatgagacctaattgactaggatcagaaggaaggaaaagaagacctcccctatcagtggacttggagagggctatgcatgcagggggtggaggaagggagggattgggacgagaggagggagggaaccacaggggggatacaaagtgaataaagtgtaattaataaagaattttaaaaaataggaaaaacaaaactcaaatgacaatgcatgctggagaggttgtggagaacgggaaaccctcctccattgctggtgggaatgtacaaccactttggaaataaatctggcactttcccagacaattaggaacagtgctacctcaagatccagctttaccactcctaggcatatatccaaaatgtgctcaagtatacatGATCTAGAACATGACCCATGGGATCTTGTTCTTTTGTGGCCACACATTTTCAATGTGTCTCTCTGCAGTACTACAAATCTTCCACAAGATGGCAGGATAACACCGTTTTGTATTTTAACACTTCAGGCTTAGAGTACAAATTTGGTCAAGCTACCAAGACGTGGCTGTATTTGCAGATAATATTTGTTGAAATAAATAGCAGCATTTTTGAAGTTTTAGAGGTGAGTTAACAGGAAttacttcattatttcactgttttccTTTACATTCTtcaatttacatatttttcttcagCTACCGTTTTTGTCAATTTAAAATATGCTTCATATACCTTTAACATACAACAATCAAAGAGTGAAATTCTGGCAATTTTATCATTTACAAATATGGCGTGTGGTGGACAGATGCATTTCTAGTAATGCTAATGAATCCAATGCACAGCATTGGGACTCTATCCACGTATTCAAGCCTATTTTGGCATTTGAACTATCACACAAATGCTCCAATGTCTTTGCTGTACATTATGTGATGCCTGTTGTTAAGGCTGGGAGCCAGATATGGAAGGCCACAGATTATGGCTTATCCATCAGAGTCATTCATATGGAATTGTTGGCTTTCAGGAGGTGTCCCTAGTCACAGCCACACTCCAGGATTACAACAATACAACACATAAGAAGCACAGGAGAGGGACAGCCGTTTCTGGGTTTTCTTCCATATGTTGGTAGCTTAGAATGTGAGTTCTCAGTCATGTGCTGCTGGGATATCAGGGCCCACTTGCTGGTTCCTGTTTAACCCTCTTtaggggctttttgttttgttttgctttggagaATGAACCATATTCATTTAGAAGCTGCCATCATTATCTGTAGTTCTTGTCCAATGGTCACAAAGGGCTTACTTGTGACTTACTCACTTTATGTTAAATGGTGGGAAGGGCAGTTTGAGTC
This Meriones unguiculatus strain TT.TT164.6M chromosome 21, Bangor_MerUng_6.1, whole genome shotgun sequence DNA region includes the following protein-coding sequences:
- the Ccser1 gene encoding serine-rich coiled-coil domain-containing protein 1 isoform X3 — protein: MGDSGSRRCTLVSRLPIFRKSISRRHDSLPSSPSSSNTAGVHSSSPSSTNSSSGSTGKRRSIFRAPSISFHHKKGSDPKPEPTDQNLSISNGAQPTHSNMQKLSLEEQVKTRGRHSVGFSSSRNKKITRSLTEDFEREKEPSTNKNVFINCLSSGRSEGDDSGFTEEQTRRSLKQSTKKLLPKSFSSHSKFSKSVPQSQPTSLVQQPEFSLAIAQCQERETALGRPSLSCSVDVTERAGSSLQSPLLSADLTTAQTPSEFLALTEDSLSEADAFPNSGSTASHRDNFGHNDATSQPAPSPTAVAKTTMDSAGTALCTVMSPGRYRLEGRGSTELHSSPETSRANQREVLLPGTESPVRNGSDPETHSAAVHQGEENSLAQGGEPMLRTGSPRTLGSHDQHKTLAECIKGAHPVSDSRVIPSSGEHHVFNKSSYGYEPNAAKVLASSLSPYREGRYIERRLRSSSEGTAGSGRVVLKPKDGHVEASSLRKHRAGSSSSKMNSLDVLNHLGSCELDEDDLMLDLEILEEQNLQPPVCREDSYNSVMSCAAVLLSPVDPTREMKMLEEPKCPEPSKQSLSLKITKDTDQEAWCSHVGRMSSSPSADWPLLGVEENGGIDSLPFRLMLQECTAVKTLLLKMKRVLQESDVSPSSSTTSLPTSPLPEEPPPLKDAMKDECSMLKLQLRDRDELISQLQAELEKVQHLQKAFASRVDKSTQTELLGCDGLSLKRLEAVQGGREGTAYGNVPVPSRRQLWKPAVSRASCMQTCMASPPLMPLQCYSL
- the Ccser1 gene encoding serine-rich coiled-coil domain-containing protein 1 isoform X4; the protein is MGDSGSRRCTLVSRLPIFRKSISRRHDSLPSSPSSSNTAGVHSSSPSSTNSSSGSTGKRRSIFRAPSISFHHKKGSDPKPEPTDQNLSISNGAQPTHSNMQKLSLEEQVKTRGRHSVGFSSSRNKKITRSLTEDFEREKEPSTNKNVFINCLSSGRSEGDDSGFTEEQTRRSLKQSTKKLLPKSFSSHSKFSKSVPQSQPTSLVQQPEFSLAIAQCQERETALGRPSLSCSVDVTERAGSSLQSPLLSADLTTAQTPSEFLALTEDSLSEADAFPNSGSTASHRDNFGHNDATSQPAPSPTAVAKTTMDSAGTALCTVMSPGRYRLEGRGSTELHSSPETSRANQREVLLPGTESPVRNGSDPETHSAAVHQGEENSLAQGGEPMLRTGSPRTLGSHDQHKTLAECIKGAHPVSDSRVIPSSGEHHVFNKSSYGYEPNAAKVLASSLSPYREGRYIERRLRSSSEGTAGSGRVVLKPKDGHVEASSLRKHRAGSSSSKMNSLDVLNHLGSCELDEDDLMLDLEILEEQNLQPPVCREDSYNSVMSCAAVLLSPVDPTREMKMLEEPKCPEPSKQSLSLKITKDTDQEAWCSHVGRMSSSPSADWPLLGVEENGGIDSLPFRLMLQECTAVKTLLLKMKRVLQESDVSPSSSTTSLPTSPLPEEPPPLKDAMKDECSMLKLQLRDRDELISQLQAELEKVQHLQKAFASRVDKSTQTELLGCDGLSLKRLEAVQGGREGNRRCPGPAACRPAWPLHHSCLCSAIPYDVSFQLKS
- the Ccser1 gene encoding serine-rich coiled-coil domain-containing protein 1 isoform X5, whose protein sequence is MGDSGSRRCTLVSRLPIFRKSISRRHDSLPSSPSSSNTAGVHSSSPSSTNSSSGSTGKRRSIFRAPSISFHHKKGSDPKPEPTDQNLSISNGAQPTHSNMQKLSLEEQVKTRGRHSVGFSSSRNKKITRSLTEDFEREKEPSTNKNVFINCLSSGRSEGDDSGFTEEQTRRSLKQSTKKLLPKSFSSHSKFSKSVPQSQPTSLVQQPEFSLAIAQCQERETALGRPSLSCSVDVTERAGSSLQSPLLSADLTTAQTPSEFLALTEDSLSEADAFPNSGSTASHRDNFGHNDATSQPAPSPTAVAKTTMDSAGTALCTVMSPGRYRLEGRGSTELHSSPETSRANQREVLLPGTESPVRNGSDPETHSAAVHQGEENSLAQGGEPMLRTGSPRTLGSHDQHKTLAECIKGAHPVSDSRVIPSSGEHHVFNKSSYGYEPNAAKVLASSLSPYREGRYIERRLRSSSEGTAGSGRVVLKPKDGHVEASSLRKHRAGSSSSKMNSLDVLNHLGSCELDEDDLMLDLEILEEQNLQPPVCREDSYNSVMSCAAVLLSPVDPTREMKMLEEPKCPEPSKQSLSLKITKDTDQEAWCSHVGRMSSSPSADWPLLGVEENGGIDSLPFRLMLQECTAVKTLLLKMKRVLQESDVSPSSSTTSLPTSPLPEEPPPLKDAMKDECSMLKLQLRDRDELISQLQAELEKVQHLQKAFASRVDKSTQTELLGCDGLSLKRLEAVQGGREEICPRN
- the Ccser1 gene encoding serine-rich coiled-coil domain-containing protein 1 isoform X1; the protein is MGDSGSRRCTLVSRLPIFRKSISRRHDSLPSSPSSSNTAGVHSSSPSSTNSSSGSTGKRRSIFRAPSISFHHKKGSDPKPEPTDQNLSISNGAQPTHSNMQKLSLEEQVKTRGRHSVGFSSSRNKKITRSLTEDFEREKEPSTNKNVFINCLSSGRSEGDDSGFTEEQTRRSLKQSTKKLLPKSFSSHSKFSKSVPQSQPTSLVQQPEFSLAIAQCQERETALGRPSLSCSVDVTERAGSSLQSPLLSADLTTAQTPSEFLALTEDSLSEADAFPNSGSTASHRDNFGHNDATSQPAPSPTAVAKTTMDSAGTALCTVMSPGRYRLEGRGSTELHSSPETSRANQREVLLPGTESPVRNGSDPETHSAAVHQGEENSLAQGGEPMLRTGSPRTLGSHDQHKTLAECIKGAHPVSDSRVIPSSGEHHVFNKSSYGYEPNAAKVLASSLSPYREGRYIERRLRSSSEGTAGSGRVVLKPKDGHVEASSLRKHRAGSSSSKMNSLDVLNHLGSCELDEDDLMLDLEILEEQNLQPPVCREDSYNSVMSCAAVLLSPVDPTREMKMLEEPKCPEPSKQSLSLKITKDTDQEAWCSHVGRMSSSPSADWPLLGVEENGGIDSLPFRLMLQECTAVKTLLLKMKRVLQESDVSPSSSTTSLPTSPLPEEPPPLKDAMKDECSMLKLQLRDRDELISQLQAELEKVQHLQKAFASRVDKSTQTELLGCDGLSLKRLEAVQGGRETMYRSRTMSQSLSTRDRKAIHTPTEDRFRYSAADQTSPHKNSCQLPGMCLSNLLKDKELGGVVKHARGNHEAVTSEVTQNSRITMGQSFLKPATKTEGLSMFSEKPKDPAALSRQHSTFTGRFGQPPRGPISLHTYSRKNVFLQHNLHTTEFQTLGQQDG